A portion of the Pseudomonas sp. PSE14 genome contains these proteins:
- a CDS encoding acetyltransferase, with protein sequence MSLIDHCAFNGDADGLCALQQLRLAGELDAGVRLVSGVKRDIDLLRRVQAGPGERVTVLDISHAQNHDDTRRLLEAGARLRYFDHHHAGELPEHAAFESFIDTAADVCTSILVDRYLDGRFHRWAVAAAFGDGLAGPARALAQRHDLAAANVAVLEELGLLLNYNAYGESLADLHFDPLRLAAELLPYEDPLDFIRNSPSFITLRAAHAADMAAAQGQSPWREGPGALLYRLPTEAWARRVSGVLANQLASREPQRAVGLLSAKAEGGWLFSLRVPAGAALAADAFCRGFPTGGGRARAAGINHLDDDQLDELASRLLASYPQMAGQAAEEARA encoded by the coding sequence ATGAGCCTGATCGACCACTGCGCCTTCAACGGCGACGCCGACGGCCTCTGCGCCCTGCAACAGCTGCGCCTGGCCGGGGAACTGGACGCCGGCGTGCGCCTGGTCAGCGGGGTGAAGCGCGACATCGACCTGCTGCGCCGGGTCCAGGCCGGCCCTGGCGAGCGGGTCACCGTACTGGACATCTCCCACGCGCAGAACCACGACGACACCCGACGCCTGCTGGAGGCCGGCGCGCGCCTGCGCTACTTCGACCACCACCATGCCGGCGAGCTGCCCGAGCACGCGGCGTTCGAGTCCTTCATCGACACCGCCGCCGACGTCTGCACCAGCATCCTGGTCGATCGCTACCTCGACGGCCGCTTCCACCGCTGGGCGGTGGCGGCGGCCTTCGGCGATGGCCTGGCCGGTCCGGCGCGGGCCCTGGCGCAGCGCCACGATCTGGCCGCCGCCAATGTCGCGGTGCTGGAGGAACTGGGTCTGCTGCTGAACTACAACGCCTACGGCGAAAGCCTGGCGGACCTGCACTTCGACCCGCTGCGGCTGGCCGCCGAGCTGCTGCCCTATGAGGACCCGCTCGACTTCATCCGGAACAGCCCAAGCTTCATCACGCTGCGTGCCGCCCACGCCGCCGACATGGCGGCGGCGCAAGGCCAGAGCCCGTGGCGCGAGGGGCCTGGCGCGCTGCTCTACCGCCTGCCCACTGAAGCCTGGGCGCGGCGGGTGAGCGGGGTGCTGGCCAACCAGCTGGCGAGCCGCGAACCGCAGCGGGCCGTCGGCCTGCTCAGCGCCAAGGCCGAGGGCGGCTGGCTGTTCAGCCTGCGCGTTCCGGCGGGCGCAGCGCTGGCGGCGGACGCCTTCTGCCGGGGCTTTCCCACCGGCGGCGGGCGGGCCCGCGCGGCCGGCATCAATCATCTCGATGACGATCAACTGGACGAACTGGCCAGCCGCCTGCTGGCCAGCTATCCGCAAATGGCCGGGCAGGCCGCCGAGGAGGCAAGAGCATGA
- a CDS encoding SDR family oxidoreductase — protein sequence MLLKDKVVMVSGIGPGLGIKLALEAAREGASALAIGARNEARLIEAEARIHAIAPDCEVLRLPTDVTDPAACNDFAQATVARFGRIDALINSAFSHGGFQAVEEGDNEPLREALEVNLLGSLNMSRAVLPTMQAQRDGAIVMINTLGVRKPYQGGAAYAASKAALAASVRYLASEQAVHGLRVNALACGWMWGEPVQAVVRQTAAARGVSEEQVRAEFSAGVPGGRMRTDDECARAALFLASDYASAINGAQLDANGGELMY from the coding sequence ATGTTGCTGAAAGACAAGGTTGTGATGGTTTCCGGCATCGGTCCGGGGCTGGGCATCAAGCTGGCCCTGGAAGCCGCCCGCGAAGGCGCGAGCGCCCTGGCCATCGGCGCGCGCAACGAAGCACGGCTGATCGAGGCCGAGGCGCGCATCCACGCCATCGCCCCCGACTGCGAAGTGCTGCGCCTGCCCACCGACGTCACCGATCCCGCCGCCTGCAATGACTTCGCCCAGGCCACCGTGGCGCGCTTCGGGCGCATCGACGCGCTGATCAACAGCGCCTTCTCCCACGGCGGCTTCCAGGCCGTGGAGGAGGGCGACAACGAGCCGCTGCGCGAGGCCCTGGAGGTCAACCTGCTGGGTTCGCTGAACATGAGCCGGGCGGTGCTGCCGACGATGCAGGCGCAACGCGACGGCGCCATCGTCATGATCAACACCCTCGGTGTGCGCAAGCCCTACCAGGGTGGCGCTGCCTACGCGGCGTCCAAGGCCGCGCTGGCGGCTTCGGTGCGCTACCTGGCGAGCGAACAGGCGGTGCACGGCCTGCGCGTCAACGCCCTGGCCTGCGGCTGGATGTGGGGCGAGCCGGTGCAGGCGGTGGTGCGCCAGACCGCCGCTGCGCGGGGCGTCAGCGAGGAACAGGTGCGCGCCGAGTTCAGCGCCGGCGTTCCCGGCGGTCGAATGCGCACGGACGATGAGTGCGCCCGTGCCGCGCTGTTCCTCGCCTCGGACTACGCCAGCGCGATCAACGGCGCGCAGCTCGACGCCAATGGCGGCGAGCTGATGTACTGA